The Pan troglodytes isolate AG18354 chromosome 6, NHGRI_mPanTro3-v2.0_pri, whole genome shotgun sequence genomic sequence acgccatgacagtttacaaatgccatggcaacatcaggaagttaccctatatggtctaaaaaggggaacCATAAAAATAATCcactcctggccaggtgcagtggctcacacctgtaatttcagcattctGGGatgccaaggtaggtggatcacctgaggtcaggagtttgagaccagcctggcaacgtggtaaaaccccgtctctactaaaaatacaaaaacaaattagttgggtgtggtggtatgcacctgtgatcccagctacaagggaggctgaggcaggagaattgcttgaacccaggaggcggaggttgcagtgagccaagatcacaccactgcactccggcctggactccatctcaaaaaaaaaaaaaaaaaaagtaagagaggctgggtgtggtggctcacaactgtaatcccagcacatgggaggctgaggtgggtggatcacctgaggtcaggaattcgagaccagcttggcccacaaggtgaaactacatctctactaaaaatacaaaaattagctgggcatggtggcaggtgccagtaatcccggctacttgggagactgaggcaggagaatcgcttgaatctgggaggcggaggttgcagtgacccgagactgcgccactgcacccgcCTGGGTAAcatgagcgaaactccgtctcaaaaacaaaacagtaagaaaaaactGGAGCTGAGTCCTGCTCATTATATTTactttcctaaaataaaacaacattatAAAAAACATTACTCAGTAATATACTTGagttgaaaggggaaaaaagagactTACCAAATTTTTTTGCAGAAAAGCTGATCCACCATCTTTCTTCATTTAGTGATTCTGGCATACCATTCTTCCTTTACTGTCAAAATCACAGGAATACAAGTTTTCTCAATTTAATGGGTTTAATAGCTTgggttattaaatattattattataaaataggcggtattattttttcttttcctgtgagtaaaattatttctaagatcCAGAATGCATTTACTACTGAAACAATGCTGACACACACTGCACAAAAAAGGAAGAACCAGACATTCATTAAAGCTGGGAAAAAGCAGAACTCACTGTGCTCAAGAACCActagcaggctgggtgcagtggctcacacctgtaatcccagcactttgggaggctgaggcgggcagatcacctgaggttgggagttcaagaacagcctggccaacatggtgacaccccagctctactacaaatacaaaaatcaggcaggtgtggtggcaggtgcctgtaatcccagctacttgggagcctgaggcaggaagaagtgcttgaacctgggaggtggagggtgcaatgaattgagatcacaccactgcactccagcatgggcaacaaagcaaaactccatctcaaacaaacaaacaaacagctagCCACTTAACAGATGCCTCAATAAATCAGAGTCtaatcttcttaaaaaaaaaaaaaaaaagacataagagaTATACAGTTGCAAGTTAGAATGCTAAAGAACATAAACATAGAACAACTTAATGTACATATAAATTCAATATATATCCAATCATTGTGACTGacacagtaaaatattaaaatactattttcaaaatgtatacaaGCTTAATGTTCTATTTATTcaaactatttatttaaaatacaaatcatcAACATAATTTGCCACTAAAATCTCATGCAGTCCCTTCACAGGACACATGATCCACTGGGAGTTAATAAATTAGCAGCTGGCAGGCAGTGACACAcagcaaaaatgaaaaccaagaggTGAAACAGTTTTGAAATAAAGAAGGTTTTAAAGCTAAGAGAAATTATTGAATTACTAAGTCATTAGCACTAATTTTGAGCCAACTAATTAATATGAGATGATACAACGTCCTATGCTTTGGTAAATTCAAACTATGTTTAAACACTGTCTGTAATGTGACTTTCAAAATGCTCCTGGCTTTACAAAGATGAGATTATAATGTAGTAATACATGCTAAAGCATTTCCCCCTGCAGAACATGTTCTAACTTTCATCAGTCACATTGAGAGTccagaagatgaaggaaaaggTCATGGATTTCGCTGAGAACTTACCAGAGCTGAACTCCCTCACTTTCCGTTCCCCAGCATTGGCAGGTTCCAGGACTGGTGGCTGTGGTGGCTCGTTGGTCTTTGTTCTCTTAGAAGGTGGAGAATAATCatcatcttgaaaaagaaaatggtgaTTATTGAAGGAACCATCTTAGAGTTACAGCCACCTGCGGGTCAACAACATTCAAAAGCTGAACGGGGCTTTAAAGCTATTTTGagtattaataattatttctgtattgtGATCTTCAGcatacttttttctagtttcatttgaaattttattcttttgggatGTGCTCAAGCGAATACTGCTTTTTCCTGTcttgcttcattattttttagtttgcTTCATTTGAGTCATCATTATAAATCTCCCCTTCTCCTCAAATAACTTTCAAATTGATGCCAAGAACTATATTCTATTTTCAGGCTGTTGAGAAAAAACTTTCAATGAAGACAGCCACCTAAAGCTATACAAATATAGAAGAAAGGGGATAAAATAAAGCTTAGATTGGAAACAAATTTAAGATTATACAAAATTCAAGCATACATAAACAAGGGAAGCTGGATAATTATATGTTCAAATACTTTTAACACGTGCAAAATGTGTAGACTTAAAGAAATAgggctggccaggcgtggtggctcacgcctataattccaacactttgggaggccaaggcaggcggagcacttgaggtcaggaattcaagaccagcctggccaacatggtgaaaccccatctctactaaaaatacaaatattaggctgggcgtggtggcttatgcctgtgatcccagcactttgggaggccaagaagggtagatcacctgaggtcgggagtttgagaccagcctgaccaaaatagagaaaccccatctctactaaaaatacaacattagccaggcatggtggtgcatgcctgtaatcccagctactcgggaggctgaggcaggagaattgcttgaacccgaaaggcaaaggttgtggtgagccgagatcacaccattgttgcccagcctgggcaacaagagtgacactctgtctcaaaaaaaaaaagaaaacaaaaattagccaggagtgctggcacatgtaatcccagctactcgggaggctgaggcaggagaatcgcttgaaccagggaggcagaagttgcggttaGCCGAGAtcaacaccactgcactcaagcctgggtaacagagcaagaccttgtcgaaagaaaaagaaaaagaaaaggaaagaaaggaaagaaaagaaatagggcTACATTATTTATGAAACAGATACTGTTGACTCAGTCACTAGAAAGTCTGTGTATAAATGAGCAGTGAGATATTCAAGAacagcacacacacactactCAGGACAGCTATTGTGAGAGTTCCATGCTCATTTCCTTGTGGATACACCAGCAACTCACTCTGCTATGATCCTGCAATACATCTCATGTTAGCATTAGAGACatctgggccaggcgcgatggctcacacctgtaatcccaacactttgagaggccgaggcaggcacatcacctgaggtcaggagttccaggccagaccggccaacatggtgaaacgccgtctctaccaaaaatacaaaaattagccaagcgtggtggcgcgtgcctgtaatcccagctactcaggagccagaggcaggagaattgcttgaacccaggaggtagaggttgcagtgagccgagatcgtgccactgcactccagcctgggcaacacagcaaggatccatctcaaaaaaacaaaaaaaaaaaaagaaagaaagaaagaaaaaagaattagagaCATCTGGATCAAATCAGCTGCCACTGTCATCTTCCAGTCCTGCAAAGAGTCAGATAACGTCCTATTAAGATTGCTGCTCACacatcatctataaaatactgaaaatatcattttaagaaatctttttttaattttgagagggagtttcgctcttgttgcccaggctggagtgcaatggcgtgatctgggctcaccgcaacctccacctcctgggttcaagcgattctcctgcctcagcctcccgagtagctaggattacaggcatgcaccaccacacttcattaattttgtatttttagtagagacagggtttctccatgttggtcaggctggtcttgaactcccaacttcaggtgatccacccacctcagcctcccaaagtgctgggattacaggcgtgagccaccgcgcctggccaagaaatccttctttaaagaaaaggccaggctcggtggttCACgactataatttcagcactttgggaggccaaggtgggtggatcacttgaggtcagtagtttgagaccagcctgggcaacatgatgtaaccccatctctactaaaaataaaaaaaacaaacaaaaaaaattagccgggtgtagtggtgggcacctgtaatcccagcttctcaggaggctgaggcaggagaatcgcttaaacctgggaggcggaggttgcagtgagtggagatcatgccactgcactccagcctgggcaacaacagcaagactccatctcaaaaaacacaaaaacaaaaacagactccatctcaaaaaaaaatcaaaaacaaaacaaaaaacaaatgtggTATGGAAATGAAAATACTGTGTTAAAGACAGTTTCATGCAAAATAAAAGACCACTCAAATACAATAAGCTGTCTTTTTAGATGGGTATAATTGTTATTCTTATTTAACAGCtaaagaaacaggctcagagaatgTTATTTGATTGGACTGTGTTGCATCTCTGAACAGTGCAGCTGAGATCAGACTTCATGTGTAACTCCACTACCCTACCAGGATGCCTCTCATAAAGGTAAGAAATGTAAATTTGGCCTAATATACAAAGTTGCCAGGGCAGCACTGGGTCAGTTCTACATATAGTACTTCTATGCTCATCAACGGAAACTTTAAGGGAAGGTGAAAATGCTTCTAGAAGGCGACTGGACACCAGCGCCTTTGGGCTCTTTTCTAAGGCCAATAGTGACCTAAATTATTGACTGACTGCTTCAATCAAGTGGACAAAAGGGTACCAAGGCCGCCAACATCAGACAAATTCACTTGAGGGCCTATCTATGTGCTTTGAAAGACAAACCTGCTGTTGTGAAGGACACCGTATTTCAGAAAAACATAATCATATTAACAACTAGTAACAATGTAAAATGCTGATGTGTTGAATGCTACTTTAGAAAAACGTGTTAAAATCTACGAAAAAAATTTATGATACAAAACTACGTTATCAATCATCTAGCTAGCTAACTATCTACAGACATggtttcattctgttgctcaggatggaaagcagtgggatgatcatagctcactgcagccttgagctcctggcctcaagtgatcctcctgcctcctaagtagctggggccacaggtggacACAGTGACACctgggttttttcttttgtagagacagggtttcactacattgcccaggctggtgtcaaactttggagtctcgctgtgtcacccaggctggggtgcagtggtgggatctcggttcactgcaacctctgcctcctgggttcaagagattctcctgtatcagcctcccaagtggctgggactacaggcatgtgccaccacacccggctaatttttgtattttttgtagagactgggtttcaccatgttggccaggctggtctcaaactcctgacctcatgtgatccacccgcctcggcctcccaaagtgctgggattacagtcatgagccgaTGAACACTTTCTTATGCTATTAAATGGCCTAACCCAGGcgggtcgtggtggctcacgcctgtaatcccgaaaACTCGGATGGCCAAGgtaagaagatcacttgaacctaggaattcgaaactggcctgggcaacatagcgagactcccatccctacaaaagatacaaaaattaggccaggcgcacaccacgctcggctagtttttgtatcttttgtagagacggggttgcgtcatgttgcctaggccggtctcgaactcctgaacccaAGCCatccatcctcccgcctcggcctcccaaagtgctgggattacagggcccaGCCAGCCTCATGTTTTCTTTAAGCACTCCCTCCCTGTTGCACACTtggttagttttctttttaattttttagacagggtttacCTCAGTctcgcaggctggagtgctgtggtgggatcacagctcattgGAGCCTTGAACCTTGGGGTTCAAGTagctggggggctgaggtaggactACAGAGATGGGGTCccgccatgttgccaggctgctcTTGGCCTGAAGGGCTTCTCCCGCTGGCCGCGCCCGGacatagttttctatttttgacCGACATAAACACTGTGCTGAGTCGGCGTTTGTCAACACACAGGACCTGGCGGGGAGGTCGCGGTTACCAGGCTCCACTCTAAGTAGAAGACTGCCCAGCTCCAAGCACTGTACCTCCCCTGTGACGTCGCCGAACGCCCGCTCTGTGACGATACTGAAGGCCCACCTTCATGACGCCGCCGAAGGCCCGCCCCTGTGACGCCGCCGGAGGCGCGCCCTTGTGACGTCGCAGAGGCCCGCCCCTCACGCGGAGCCAATCGGAACTCGAGGCGGGGCTGTTGGTCTTCCGGGAGCGCGCATGCGCGGGGGGCCACAGGCTCCCTGGCTGGCGGCAGCTAAAGTGGCTGTTGGGTGTCCGCAGGCTTCTGCCTGGCCGTCGCCGCCTATAAGCTACCAGGAGGAGCTTTACGACTTCCCGGCCTGCGGGAAGTGGCGGGCACGATCGCAAGGTAGCGCAGAAGCTTCTCAATGGCCAGCGCCAGCTGCAGCCCCTGCGGCGCACTCGcctcacctgagcctgggtacGTGCGCCCCACAACACCTTCCCCAGCCAGGGCCCGGGGACCCCGGGAGCGTCCCCCGCCACCTGGCGCCGCTCATCCTGGGCAGGGTGGGACCCCACTGAGGCCGCCACGCATTAGGGAGCTGCACTCCCGAGTTTGACGGCCAGTTGTAATAGCATTAAGTCTTTGAAATTTTGTAGCGGGGTAGAAGGGgctaggaaaggaagaaaacatctttttgaaaatataagcgatcggccgggcgcggtggctcacgcctgtaatcccaacactttgggaggccgaggcaggtggatcacgaggtcaggagttcaagaccagcctggccagcatggtgaaaccctgtctctactaaaaatacaaaaattaaccgggcgtggtggcgggcgcctgtaatcccagcaactcgggaggctgaggcagagaactgtttgaacccagaaggcggaggttgcagtgagccgagatcgcgtcactgcactccagcctgggcgacagagcgagactccgtctgaacaaacaaatatgtgtatgtatataagtgatcgaacccgggaggttgagtttacagtaagccgagattgcgccactgcactccagcctgtgtgacagagtgagaaaatgtctctaaaaaattatatGCAAGTGAGAGCTTTTTTTCCAGCGCTCATGCTCAGACTGAAGAAAGTAATTGGGCCGGGGCGTTAGCTcatgtccataatcccagcactttgggaggccgaggcaggcggatcgcttgagctcgggagttccagactagcttgggcaacatggtgaaaccctgtctctataaaaatacagaaaattattgggcatggtggcatgcgcttgtagtccccgctacttgagCGGCTGAAGCCGAAGgatcgacctcctgggctcaggcaatccatttcagcctcccaaattgctgggattacaggaatgagccatcgtgcctggccttacactatattttaatgctttttttgaaaatggaaacttTTACAGGCAATTCACTTTCTTCAAACTAATGATAAGGAAATGAtgctgttctgttctgttttgttttttggttttgtctgtttcttttttttctttatcgagacagggtcttgctctgttgcccaggctggagtgaggcggtgaaatcatggctcactgcagccttgacctccgggcTCAAGGAATCGTTCCcggtcagcctccccagtagctaggactacaggtgcatgctaccatgcttggctaattctttttttgaaatggagtctcactctgtctcccaggctggagtgcagtggtgcaatctcagctcactgcaggctggtctcaaactctgacttCAGATGGTCcatccacctcagcatcccaaagtgctgggattacaggtgtgatccaccacgcccAATGATTTTGCTCATTTTAGATACTacaactttttagtttaatttttttttttcctgagatagaatctcactttgtcgccaggctggagtgcagtggcgtgatctcagctcactgcagcctccacctcctgggttcaagcgattctcctgcctcagtctcccgagtagctgagactacaggtgcttgccaccacgcccaggagttcaagactgagcccaggagttcaagcctgcagtgagccatgatcgtgccactgcactccagcctgggcaacaagcaagaccctgtctccacaaataagtaaataaacatccTATCTGTACCAGGGTACAGGCAGGCGCTATTATTCCCACTTTTCATCCTCAACTCTGAGTTGAGTCATACATCAACTCTGATGACCTTTGTTTCCACTCCCCTTAAGCCATTCACAGGAACAGCTACTTTACATAGAAAAGTCAATCTTGGAGGGTTGAGTAATTTGCCTAATCACTGTAAAAGGTAGAGCTTCAATTATCACCCAGGCCCATCTGTTGCTGGTATTCCCTCTCCACCCCTCCGTGTGgcttccctttatttatttattttaattttttttgagatggagttgcacttttgttgcccaggctggagtgcaatggcatgatctcggctcactgcaacctccacctcccaggttcaagcaattctcctgcctcaggctcccaagtaggtgggattacaggtgcctgccaccaagcccagctaattttttgtacttttagtagagatggggtttcaccatgttgaccaggctggtcttggactcctgacctcaggtgacccaccctcctcagcctcccaaagtgctgagattacaggcgtgagtcacggtGCCTGGCCTTGGCTTTCCTTTAATAAATCACGACTCAATTTGATGTGGATGCTCTGTTCATTCCCAGAATATAATGaatggattatatatatattttttgtttttgagacagagtcttgctttgtcttgcaggctggagtgcagtggcgcgatctcagctcattgcagcctctgcctcccaggttccagcaattctcctgcctcagtctcctgggtagctgggattacgggcactcaccaccacgcccagctaattttttttttttttttttttttttttagtagatttcaccgtgtcgtccaggctggtctcaaactcctgacctcaggtgatctgcccgacttggcctcgcaaagtgctgggattataggcatgacccaccgccCCCAGCCTCAACATCAAATAGATTTAAAAGTTGGtaacagccaggcgcagtggctcacacctgtaatcccagcactttgggaggccgaggtgggcagatcacctgaggtcaggagttcaagaccagcctggccaacatggtgaaaccccgtctctaataaaaataaaaaataaaaaaaacagttagctgggtatggtggcatgtgcctgtaatcccagctactcaggaggctgaggcacgagaatcactagaacctaggaggtggaggttgcagtaagccaagttcgtgccactaccctccagcctgggcaacagagtaagactccatctaaaaaaaaaaaaaaatgaagaagaagaaattagtgTAGTGtgggaagtgaaaaaaaaaaaaaagaaaaggaaaagaaaaatgattgaaTTCATGAATACACTCTTATGTGGCCTGCACCGACTTTGACACAAATTAGATTGGCTTAGTAGGCAAGGGTGGGatcttttcataattttatttgatgtctaaaatacatttatctttttttcttataggaGGAAAATTCTTCCAAGGATGATCTCCCACTCAGAGCTGAGGAAGCTTTTCTACTCAGCAGATGCTGTGTGTTTTGATGTTGACAGCACGGTCATCAGTGAAGAAGGAATCGGTGAGCTAGCCAAAATCTGTGGTGTAGAGGACGCGGTGTCAGAAATGTAGGGATAGCATTTATTCACCTTATGAAATgataaagaatttcttttttttttttttttgagacagagtctcactctattgcccagactggagtgcagtggcacaatcttggctcactgcaacctccacctcccaggttcaagcaattatcctgcctcagcctcctgagtagctgggattacaggcgtgtgcaaccacatccggctaatttttttatttttagtagagatggagtttcaccatgttggtcaggctggtctcaaactcctgacctcgtgatccacccgcctcagcctcccaaagtgctgggattacaggcatgagccaccatgcccggccatgaaaTGATAAAGAATTTCTAAAGAGTGGCTGTTTTGGATGAAGTGCTGGACCTTGGCTATGGAACATGAGCACTAGGCTTTTTCTTTCACCCCTTAGAGTTGAATttgatatattcattcatttatataaatatttatggcaaAAAAATATGGATAAGACATGTTCTTAGCTTGATTAGGGGAATGATGACCATCACTAACCAAAGAAGATGGCCTAGGGGGCAGGGCTCAAGTGTCCAGTGGCTTTGTGTCATGGTTGAAAGTGTGGCCTTAGTGGTTCCCTGGAAAGGTTCAGAGTCTCTTGGTGGATCCTGGGTCAgagcccctctctccctccctccctcctgccctcccaccTCCTGCCCTGCAGCTGGGCACCACCCTCTGCAGCCCCAGTCCCCCAGTCATGCaccatgtcattttcttttttttttttttcaggacggagtctcgctctgtcaccaggctggagtgcaatggtgcaatctcggctcactgcaacctccgcctcctgggttcaagcaattctcctgcctccacctcctgagtagctgaaactacaggcacgcaccaccacacccggcttatttttgtatttttagtagagatggtgtttcaccatgttggccagcctggtcttgaactcctgacctcgtgatctgcccgcctcggcctcccaaagtgctgggattacaggcatgagccaccacacccggccaccatTTTATTTTCAACTCCCTTTCATGGAAGAACGTTTAGCCTTTGGTCTCTTTCTTGATTTATGACAGCTTGCGGCTTTCAAGAAAACTACCTATGAATAGGCTgtgtaacttttatttatttatttatttttttgagatgaagtctctgtcttctaggctggggtgcagtggcatgatctcggctcactgcaacctccccctcccaggttccagcaattctcctgcctcagcttcccaagtagctgggattacaggcacgcaccaccacacctggctaatttttgcatttttttttattagagatggggttttgtcatgttggccaggctggtctcgaactcctggcttcagatgagctgcccacctcagcttcccaaagttttggcattataggcatgagtcactgcacccagcttgttAATGTTATTTTCAAGCACACCTTCAAAAGTTTATTCCAAGGCCTTGCTCTCATAGCAGCAAAGCCTGTCTGTTGCATAGTGGGGCTCTTGTTAGCATCTTCCTTTTGGTGGATGTTGTGTAGACCCGGGGCAGTAAGGCATGTTAACCTCGAGGACATTGGACCTGGCTGGCCTGACTGTTGGGTCTCCCTCCTAGGACATGGCGAGCCATGGGTGGGGCAGTGTCTTTCAAAGTTGCTCTCACGGAGCACTTAGCCCCAATCCAGCCCTCCAGGGAGCAGGTGCAGAGACTCATAGCAGAGCACCCCCCACACCTGACCCCCAGCATAAGTAAGAGGAGCCGCTGCTCCAGGTGTATTTCAGCACCAGTGTTGGGGGGCATGTCCTCCTGAGAGCATCTAACGATTGCTTTAGAGAGCCCTCTGggtggtttatttattttcatttttattttttaattttattattttaaaaaaatttatttatttatttatttatttatttattgaggcagagtctcgctctgttgcccagactagagtgcaatgctacgatcttggctcactgcaacttctgcctcccgggttcaagtgattctcctgcctcagcctcctgagtagttgggatttcaggcacccaccatgccag encodes the following:
- the LOC465383 gene encoding putative phosphoserine phosphatase-like protein isoform X4 — translated: MASASCSPCGALASPEPGRKILPRMISHSELRKLFYSADAVCFDVDSTVISEEGIGELAKICGVEDAVSEMMLSLDLEEM
- the LOC465383 gene encoding nuclear protein 2 isoform X3 translates to MRGGPQAPWLAAAKVAVGCPQASAWPSPPISYQEELYDFPACGKWRARSQGSAEASQWPAPAAAPAAHSPHLSLGGKFFQG